The proteins below come from a single Desertibacillus haloalkaliphilus genomic window:
- a CDS encoding Mini-ribonuclease 3 produces the protein MKLEEVSIDVKQLNALALAYMGDAVLDTYVRYHLIASGKVRPNRLHTEATKYVSAKAQAVVIRSLLDEEWLNDEEVAVVMRGRNAKSGSVPKNTDLNTYRYSTAFEALLGYHYLNNNYKRMDEIIAYMFEKSEQG, from the coding sequence ATGAAGTTAGAAGAAGTTTCTATTGATGTTAAACAACTTAATGCATTAGCACTAGCGTATATGGGTGATGCTGTATTAGATACGTATGTGCGGTATCACCTGATCGCTTCTGGTAAAGTGAGACCAAACCGCCTACATACCGAAGCAACCAAATATGTGTCAGCTAAAGCACAAGCGGTCGTCATACGCAGTCTTCTTGATGAGGAATGGCTTAATGATGAAGAGGTTGCCGTTGTGATGAGGGGCAGAAATGCGAAGTCAGGATCTGTGCCGAAGAACACCGACCTAAATACGTACCGTTATAGTACGGCATTTGAAGCTCTGCTAGGCTATCATTACTTAAATAATAATTATAAAAGAATGGACGAAATCATTGCTTATATGTTTGAAAAAAGTGAGCAAGGGTAG